The following proteins are encoded in a genomic region of Magallana gigas chromosome 1, xbMagGiga1.1, whole genome shotgun sequence:
- the LOC117689737 gene encoding uncharacterized protein isoform X3, giving the protein MEKQGILTLRENSEHFEAESTPNSLRSSRNTMGKRDILTHRENTEYFEQESTTDLLRASRNAMEKQDILNLRENSEHFEQIPYHCFPSLSSCDERSQLDRVLL; this is encoded by the exons atggaaaaacaggGCATCTTGACCCTCAGAGAAAACAGTGAGCATTTTGAAGcag AGTCCACCCCAAATTCATTGAGATCTAGCCGCAACACAATGGGAAAACGGGACATCTTGACCCACAGAGAAAACACTGAGTATTTTGAacaag AGTCCACCACAGATTTATTGAGAGCTAGCCGCAACGcaatggaaaaacaggacaTCTTGAACCTCAGAGAAAACAGTGAGCATTTTGaacaaa TTCCATACCATTGTTTTCCCTCTCTCAGTTCCTGTGATGAAAGAAGTCAACTTGATAG AGTGCTTCTTTGA
- the LOC117689737 gene encoding uncharacterized protein isoform X1: MEKQGILTLRENSEHFEAESTPNSLRSSRNTMGKRDILTHRENTEYFEQESTTDLLRASRNAMEKQDILNLRENSEHFEQIPYHCFPSLSSCDERSQLDRVSVGVTCAQS, from the exons atggaaaaacaggGCATCTTGACCCTCAGAGAAAACAGTGAGCATTTTGAAGcag AGTCCACCCCAAATTCATTGAGATCTAGCCGCAACACAATGGGAAAACGGGACATCTTGACCCACAGAGAAAACACTGAGTATTTTGAacaag AGTCCACCACAGATTTATTGAGAGCTAGCCGCAACGcaatggaaaaacaggacaTCTTGAACCTCAGAGAAAACAGTGAGCATTTTGaacaaa TTCCATACCATTGTTTTCCCTCTCTCAGTTCCTGTGATGAAAGAAGTCAACTTGATAG GGTGAGTGTCGGAGTTACATGTGCACAATCCTAA
- the LOC117689737 gene encoding uncharacterized protein isoform X2 produces the protein MEKQGILTLRENSEHFEAESTPNSLRSSRNTMGKRDILTHRENTEYFEQESTTDLLRASRNAMEKQDILNLRENIPYHCFPSLSSCDERSQLDRVSVGVTCAQS, from the exons atggaaaaacaggGCATCTTGACCCTCAGAGAAAACAGTGAGCATTTTGAAGcag AGTCCACCCCAAATTCATTGAGATCTAGCCGCAACACAATGGGAAAACGGGACATCTTGACCCACAGAGAAAACACTGAGTATTTTGAacaag AGTCCACCACAGATTTATTGAGAGCTAGCCGCAACGcaatggaaaaacaggacaTCTTGAACCTCAGAGAAAACA TTCCATACCATTGTTTTCCCTCTCTCAGTTCCTGTGATGAAAGAAGTCAACTTGATAG GGTGAGTGTCGGAGTTACATGTGCACAATCCTAA